aaacatctagagctcataAAGATATCACTACAAGCTTAACATCTGTACCTCTACAAAACTAGAaaaatatatctagaaaaatcCTAAAACATTGTACTCGATGTTGCATTTTAAAACAATTCCACAGCAAAAGCACGAGATGCAATTGGCATGAATGCTCTCAGTTACATGCATGCGCGACAATTCATGGAGGTATAGAATAATTTTCTTTCCCACCGGGAAATCATTAGACGAAGAACTAatggtgtgggcctttcttgttTGGGCCTGTTGCATTTGTCCATCAACTAGCCAAACCAGAGGCAAAgaatttaggccctgtttagattaaaaaaacatttgaatttagACACTTTAGGGCTAATTAggttaaaaaaaattatcatataaattacaaataaactatataattaatttttttatccatACTTACATGCTGCGATGTgaccaaagttttttttttcgacAAAACAAGACCTTGGCCGAACCACTACTGCATCAAATAAGTCAACGTTATCGGCTATTCTCCTGTTCATCTTCCGCCGCCATCGCAACAAGTCTGGACCCGGCCGGAAGGATGGGGCGTAGCTGGAGCAGATGCTCGAGGCCCGAGCCTGCCGCATGGGGAGTTCATGGCTAACCGGCAGGAGGAAGAAATTCGTCTACAAATGTTTACCTGCACCACTGTATGCAATCCCCAGTAGCGTCCTCACCCCGCCGTCACCCGACCCAAGAAAGTCAACACCCGCCGCTGCCGTCGCTTCCCTGCGGGTAAGTCGGTCAACACACTCTGTATTATTATTGTTCCCTGTCGTATTGTTTCGGATCCAAACGCGTTATGGTTATGCTGTAAACGTCGTCTCTGCATAAACATCAGCCACCCGATTCATCTTCTTACCTTTCTTGAACAACCACTCAGATCAAAGCCATGCTGCATAGCCCTTAACAGGTGATTGATCTGCTCCTTCTACCTGCTTGTCACTCGGCATATAATTCCCCAATAGTTTGTTATGCTTGGGGAAAATGTTTTCTCATCTTTTGTAATTTCAAGATTCAATTGATTTCGTAGTGCTTCACTTTGGTTCTTAACATGTACTATTCCTTTTCTCTTCCTTGGGTGCTTCAATTCTCAAATGTTTCCAAAGAAAAGACGTTTATTGGCCTTTGGTCCTTTTTAGTAGGATTTATAGATGTGTGTGTCTTCCTTAGCATGTGATTGTTGAAACACAATTCTATCTGTATCAGATCCATGCAGGGTTTATGAATTTGACAGGCGACGCCCAGGAATAGTTGAAAGTTGTCTAAAAATTTGGGAACATGCGACGCATTTCCGGATTAATGGAGAACCAGTCAGCTCACCCTCGGCATGGTATGGTCGATCAAGGGTTTCGCCCGTTCACTACTACTCCACTGAGTTCTTCTGTCAACGCAGCACCGGTTATGATGCCAATCTGGTCAGCAGACGATGGGTACATCTGGAAGAATTCGGGTCTGCAGGAGATTCTGGGTTCAGGTTCAGGCCGATTGATCTGCTATGAATGTTCGCAGGCAAACTGCATGGTCAAGAAATCGGTGGTTCTATCTGCAGATGGTCAGATTTTGGAGACAGTTCTCAGGGGTAGTCACAACCACCCCCGTCCATCAGAGATTTGCCCCAGAGATGTTCCAACAGGATACATACCAGACTCTCAACACTACGCCTATGTGCCATCTGAGATGTACGTACCAGGGGCTTCAATTCCTCAGACTGAGGGAGGTGAACAAGAACAACTTGGCAGTTCTAGTGACAGCGACGAAGAGGATGATGGCGAACAAAGAGACGATGGCCATGTTGCCAGTGCCAGCACAACGGAAAGGTTCTGACTGTCTCATGAAATTCTCGAGCTGAAATCTTGGTCACAATTAATTTCTTAATTTGTCTTTCGACACTGAGTTAACTGTACTTTCACTCGACAGACCTGTGGTAGCTCCAGCTGAAAGGAGAACCAGGAGCGGGACTCCTCACCGAAAGTATGCATCGATTTTGAATAAACCTGCTCTTTCTGTCTTCTTCTAGCGTACCTTTCTATTTCCCTTAACCCTTATTCTGCAAAGTTTaaataaatgcactatcaagATATAAGACAAAGTCAAAACGACCCATAATTTGAAACGGCAGGGGTACTAGATCTGTCCAAACTGAAAATTTTCGTGCAAGTAAAAATTTTTAAATGAAGAATTGATGGGCATTGATATGCAATTAATTAAGTCTCCCATTTTCTCTCCTTGGGGCCATGATTATGCATTCTTAATTAATGCTTTATGAAGTGATGAGTAAGCAAAAGGCATTTAATTGAAGCATATGAGAATTTGACACTTGTGTTTCTGAGCGTGAGCTTAATGATCAACGAATGTTGTTGGTGCTAAAAAAATCTATGATACGTGCTAACAAAAACTGATTAGGATGCTCAGAGTTTTACAGTAAGTGAAAAGGGCCATATTGTATTGGATTTACTCTGTAACCCGGATCATACTTTGTCTTGGTCTCTGTATGAATCCTGTTTTCTTAATTTCAGTAATTTCATAGGAGGCCAAAaggaaaatccaaaattttataTATTACACTAATGCATATGCTTTACAGTAAATATGTAACTCTAGACTCACATTACCTATTATTTATGTTGCAATATTTTTGTACTCAATAGATGTGTAGTCATAAATCATGCTAACATCTTGTTTCGatctaaattttaaaaaatcatGTCACTTGTTGAAGTCTAAAAATTTGTGGTAAAATTTCATGAATTTTGGGGATGGCCAAAAATTTTCGAATACCGAAATTGAAAACCTGGCAGTTTCTGTGGTTCAGTTTAAATTTACATTTTTTGGTCACCGTTCTAACAGCACACATTTTGTTGTTTTCATAACTCTGATTCCTAACACATGACAGCGAATTCTCTACTGAACCTTACACTAACTGGTATTTATAATGCCATTTTTGACACATGGCCTGGGCAGCCTTAGCCTGCTCTCACCAAGCCAAACCTTGGCTGTTTGGTTGTGTGTGCTACAAACAAGTGATGGGCATCCTCGGTGAGCTAGCATAGCTGACTAATAATAAGGCAATGTGGAAACATTAAGGAAGAACGGGACGCAAATTTTGGAGCTTCGGAGCATGACACTGCTGAATTCCTGATTTATCTGTTGTGCAAATATGTTTGGTTCTGTATAGAGAAGCAGTTCATTTCGGTATGCGCTCCAATTGAATTTGAGAAACTCAGATCAAGAAGCCATTCTACTGGCATTCTTGTAATGAAGACAGTTTTCAGAAGTCTGAACATTACTGAGTGCTGACTGACCACAAGAATGTAATTCCTGACAACATAATTTGATCTCTGAATTTTTCAATGCTAACACAACTCCTAGTACTGAGTGTTGACTGACATACTCCATCACTGTGCTTAGTCAGAAGAACAAAGCTATACTCAGATAACAACACAGAGGTTGGTCTATACCCTAAGGGCGTCTTCAACCACTAGCTATTTGGCTAACTATTCTGACGTGGACAGGCAAAAAGTAGGAGAGAGAGTAGTCACTAGCAACGAGCAAATAACCTATCTATTTCACGTAGTCCAAAAATTTGAGAAAGTAGCATGTGGGTCCAATAGTACATATGTATAAAATAGTCTTTGCTTTTGTCTCTCACATCCACGTCATCTAGCTACGTAGCTACCACCATTGTGGATGCCCACTTACTGAACAGTTTGACATCAGCACTTTCACAATAGTAatta
This window of the Sorghum bicolor cultivar BTx623 chromosome 7, Sorghum_bicolor_NCBIv3, whole genome shotgun sequence genome carries:
- the LOC110436938 gene encoding probable WRKY transcription factor 58 isoform X3; translated protein: MRRISGLMENQSAHPRHGMVDQGFRPFTTTPLSSSVNAAPVMMPIWSADDGYIWKNSGLQEILGSGSGRLICYECSQANCMVKKSVVLSADGQILETVLRGSHNHPRPSEICPRDVPTGYIPDSQHYAYVPSEMYVPGASIPQTEGGEQEQLGSSSDSDEEDDGEQRDDGHVASASTTERPVVAPAERRTRSGTPHRNSSSLFTGSIKTEEPFRPYLHLAFSV